In Musa acuminata AAA Group cultivar baxijiao chromosome BXJ2-3, Cavendish_Baxijiao_AAA, whole genome shotgun sequence, the following proteins share a genomic window:
- the LOC135606614 gene encoding inactive protein RESTRICTED TEV MOVEMENT 2-like yields MERRPTAARGQRAYDNFVPSHEVVREKDAEIFLIQLPGFKKEQIKIQINDYGQLKISGQRPVADNRWSRFLKELKVPDYCNVSEIKAKFEDGLLYIIKPILATKPGADGMAPETTTLDGKATREKKADDDSKNGVSQKTKTKTKTKPKREESDGGVNKQSKESLDDAGKDVQKVSEKERGGRIEGPKYSGKVAAKHEGGRNGARMTESRKEEEAVTPELTSAERGNMRRNLTIVRGFYTRKQLMLNAALAAAIVILAGVVLLFYVTR; encoded by the exons ATGGAGAGAAGGCCTACGGCTGCTAGAGGGCAACGCGCCTACGACAATTTTGTTCCTTCGCATGAAGTGGTTCGAGAAAAGGATGCAGAGATTTTTCTTATCCAGCTTCCAG GGTTCAAGAAGGAGCAAATCAAGATTCAGATCAATGACTATGGCCAATTAAAGATCAGCGGGCAACGCCCTGTGGCTGACAACCGGTGGAGTCGCTTTCTGAAGGAGTTAAAGGTACCAGATTACTGCAATGTCAGCGAGATCAAAGCTAAGTTTGAGGACGGGCTGCTTTACATTATAAAGCCGATACTCGCCACCAAACCTGGCGCAGACGGAATGGCCCCGGAGACTACTACATTGGATGGAAAAGCCACGAGGGAGAAGAAAGCCGATGACGACAGTAAGAATGGCGTAAGccagaagacgaagacgaagacgaagacgaagccgAAACGAGAAGAGTCTGATGGCGGCGTCAACAAGCAGTCAAAGGAAtcgcttgatgatgcaggcaaagATGTGCAGAAGGTCAGCGAGAAAGAGAGGGGTGGTCGAATCGAAGGGCCGAAATATAGTGGAAAGGTCGCAGCTAAACATGAAGGAGGAAGAAATGGCGCACGAATGACTGAAagcaggaaggaggaggaggcagtGACGCCCGAACTAACTTCAGCTGAGCGTGGAAACATGAGGAGGAATCTGACGATTGTACGAGGATTTTACACGCGCAAACAGCTCATGTTGAATGCAGCATTAGCAGCAGCCATTGTGATCTTGGCGGGCGTAGTGTTGTTGTTTTATGTAACTCGTTAA
- the LOC103979782 gene encoding FH protein interacting protein FIP2 isoform X2 has translation MMGSGVPWPPSQVLLNVGGKKYATTVDTLTQREPESMLGAMFSGRHTVSTDDGMIFIDRDGKHFRHILNWLRDGIIPTLQDSEYQELLREAEYYQLLGLVDNINTSLNKRKDNDGSVAELSRTEIIKCIQSDRVRFRGVNLSGLDLSKLDLSFVDFSYSCIRKTNFSRANLQKAKFGDAEAEDSIFQDAILRECELIGANLHGALLDRANLQSANLQDACLTGCSLYEADLRSAHLQSAKLTGANLKGANLEGANLKGAKLNSANLQGANLQRAYLREVDLRDSKLDGAKLGGANLLGAIR, from the exons ATGATGGGGTCCGGCGTTCCCTGGCCTCCATCGCAGGTCCTCCTCAATGTAG GGGGGAAGAAATATGCAACAACAGTTGATACACTTACGCAACGGGAGCCTGAGTCCATGCTTGGAGCAATGTTTAGTGGGCGGCATACTGTTTCTACAGATGAT GGAATGATATTTATTGATAGAGATGGGAAACACTTCAGGCATATCCTCAATTGGTTAAGGGATGGGATCATTCCAACACTCCAAGATTCTGAGTATCAAGAACTGTTGCGAGAGGCAGAATACTATCAGTTACTT GGATTGGTTGACAACATAAACACAAgtttgaacaaaagaaaagacAATGATGGCTCAGTGGCTGAATTATCACGAACGGAGATCATCAAATGCATTCAATCTGACAGAGTTAGGTTTCGAGGCGTGAATCTTTCTGGCCTTGATCTTTCTAAactt GATCTATCATTTGTTGATTTCAGTTATTCCTGTATCCGGAAAACCAATTTTTCAAGAGCTAATCTCCAAAAAGCTAAGTTTGGG GATGCAGAAGCGGAAGATTCAATCTTTCAAGATGCAATTTTGCGTGA GTGTGAGCTTATTGGGGCAAATCTTCATGGAGCTTTATTAGATAGAGCTAATCTTCAAAGTGCAAATCTGCAAG ATGCATGCTTAACTGGATGTAGTCTCTATGAAGCTGACCTCCGTTCGGCTCATTTACAG AGTGCGAAGCTGACTGGTGCCAACCTTAAAGGAGCTAATTTGGAAGGTGCCAATCTAAAG GGTGCCAAGTTGAATAGTGCAAATTTGCAGGGTGCAAATCTTCAAAGGGCTTACCTTCGAGAAGTTGATTTACGTGACTCT AAACTGGATGGAGCGAAGCTAGGAGGGGCTAATCTACTTGGAGCaatcagatga
- the LOC103979782 gene encoding FH protein interacting protein FIP2 isoform X1 has product MMGSGVPWPPSQVLLNVGGKKYATTVDTLTQREPESMLGAMFSGRHTVSTDDVTGMIFIDRDGKHFRHILNWLRDGIIPTLQDSEYQELLREAEYYQLLGLVDNINTSLNKRKDNDGSVAELSRTEIIKCIQSDRVRFRGVNLSGLDLSKLDLSFVDFSYSCIRKTNFSRANLQKAKFGDAEAEDSIFQDAILRECELIGANLHGALLDRANLQSANLQDACLTGCSLYEADLRSAHLQSAKLTGANLKGANLEGANLKGAKLNSANLQGANLQRAYLREVDLRDSKLDGAKLGGANLLGAIR; this is encoded by the exons ATGATGGGGTCCGGCGTTCCCTGGCCTCCATCGCAGGTCCTCCTCAATGTAG GGGGGAAGAAATATGCAACAACAGTTGATACACTTACGCAACGGGAGCCTGAGTCCATGCTTGGAGCAATGTTTAGTGGGCGGCATACTGTTTCTACAGATGATGTAACG GGAATGATATTTATTGATAGAGATGGGAAACACTTCAGGCATATCCTCAATTGGTTAAGGGATGGGATCATTCCAACACTCCAAGATTCTGAGTATCAAGAACTGTTGCGAGAGGCAGAATACTATCAGTTACTT GGATTGGTTGACAACATAAACACAAgtttgaacaaaagaaaagacAATGATGGCTCAGTGGCTGAATTATCACGAACGGAGATCATCAAATGCATTCAATCTGACAGAGTTAGGTTTCGAGGCGTGAATCTTTCTGGCCTTGATCTTTCTAAactt GATCTATCATTTGTTGATTTCAGTTATTCCTGTATCCGGAAAACCAATTTTTCAAGAGCTAATCTCCAAAAAGCTAAGTTTGGG GATGCAGAAGCGGAAGATTCAATCTTTCAAGATGCAATTTTGCGTGA GTGTGAGCTTATTGGGGCAAATCTTCATGGAGCTTTATTAGATAGAGCTAATCTTCAAAGTGCAAATCTGCAAG ATGCATGCTTAACTGGATGTAGTCTCTATGAAGCTGACCTCCGTTCGGCTCATTTACAG AGTGCGAAGCTGACTGGTGCCAACCTTAAAGGAGCTAATTTGGAAGGTGCCAATCTAAAG GGTGCCAAGTTGAATAGTGCAAATTTGCAGGGTGCAAATCTTCAAAGGGCTTACCTTCGAGAAGTTGATTTACGTGACTCT AAACTGGATGGAGCGAAGCTAGGAGGGGCTAATCTACTTGGAGCaatcagatga
- the LOC135581367 gene encoding uncharacterized protein LOC135581367, which yields MRKPLSTIANDLLNRCAETLDTSVDSLIEEFEQGLKPAVDNYSRRLVEFCCSKTIKNICPRVGERISDGSISRFTYDMMLAWQNPSTTGSERSSERLAKEKEDKRIPLEGNVGQIDDDIPLFYSDIMPLLVNEAPSVGEDAFVWFACLIPLVADVVNARFTFETLTAPTASQLHFPAYDRFLKEIDKCIEYLQKQETPTGVDLSENEFILHVEGTSKTHRVVRHIGATSWPGRLTLTNQALYFEASGIVSYETALKIDLSRADAGHQLKETSTGPWGAPLFDKAIAYESSELSEPLVLEFPEMTSSTRRDHWLTLIKEIILLHQFTSKFNIEHPVHVWEIHARTILGVLRLHAARELLRISPPAPANFLIFSLYEDLPKGDYVLAELANAVKQATGLSPCTATSILKGLNFSESVSLSNRKDASEEETSSQADTLKSLETTIDQVREEVKEVSVAKATVEEMKEEGISDSLLILVELASSIKNVVPWLQVVVSRERPTITLFMIGLVLVVIYKEWVGFAIAVVLMLVVGTMLWARRNRIGERHKEIVVSTSSDKTTMESIVAAQHSLKNLHEIVKTTNIAILRIWSILIGKSPKQASVVMWAMIGIAVLLMVVPFKYILMWLVLCFFIANSKIAKYMSSEQGNRRLREWWESIPIIPVRTISSPP from the exons ATGAGGAAGCCCCTGTCAACCATTGCCAATGATCTGCTTAATAGATGTGCAGA GACATTGGACACTTCAGTTGATTCCCTGATTGAAGAGTTTGAGCAGGGATTGAAGCCTGCAGTAGATAACTACTCTAGGAGGTTAGTAGAGTTCTGCTGCTCAAAGACAATCAAAAATATTTGTCCCAGGGTCGGGGAGAGGATCAGTGATGGATCGATCAGCCGATTTACTTATGATATGATGCTAGCATGGCAAAACCCCAGCACAACTGGTTCAGAACGTTCTTCG GAGAGACTTGCAAAGGAAAAGGAAGATAAAAGGATACCTCTTGAGGGAAATGTGGGGCAGATTGACGATGATATCCCCTTATTTTATTCAGATATCATGCCTCTCCTT GTTAATGAAGCGCCAAGTGTTGGAGAAGATGCATTTGTATGGTTTGCATGCTTAATTCCTTTGGTTGCTGATGTTGTCAATGCACGGTTCACTTTTGAAACTCTTACAGCACCTACTGCCAGTCAGCTCCATTTTCCTGCTTACGATAGATTTCTCAAGGAAATAGACAA GTGTATTGAGTACTTGCAGAAACAGGAAACACCAACTGGAGTTGATTTATCTGAGAATGAGTTCATTTTGCATGTAGAGGGCACTTCAAAAACACACAGAGTGGTGCGACACATAGGGGCAACGAGTTGGCCAG GTAGACTTACCCTTACCAATCAGGCCCTCTACTTTGAGGCATCTGGCATAGTGTCATATGAAActgccttaaaaattgatctgtcaagagctgaTGCTGGTCATCAATTGAAAGAAACTTCAACAGGGCCATGGGGGGCTCCCTTGTTTGACAAAGCAATAGCATATGAGTCTTCTGAGTT ATCAGAGCCTTTGGTGCTAGAGTTTCCAGAGATGACTAGTTCCACTAGACGCGACCACTGGCTCACTCTGATAAAGGAAATCATCTTGCTTCACCAGTTTACATCAAAATTCAATATAGAACATCCGGTGCATGTATGGGAGATTCATGCAAGAACAATTCTCGGTGTCTTAAGGCTTCATGCGGCAAGAGAATTGCTGAGAATTTCACCACCTGCTCCTGCTAACTTCTTGATATTCTCATTGTATGAGGACCTTCCCAAGGGGGACTATGTATTGGCAGAATTAGCAAATGCCGTGAAGCAGGCAACTGGCTTAAGCCCATGCACTGCAACATCCATACTGAAGGGTTTGAACTTCTCCGAAAGTGTTTCCTTGTCGAATAGGAAAGACGCGTCCGAAGAAGAAACAAGCAGTCAAGCAGACACTCTGAAATCTTTGGAGACAACTATTGATCAAGTGAGAGAAGAAGTCAAGGAGGTTAGTGTAGCAAAGGCTACTGTTGAAGAGATGAAAGAGGAAGGAATCAGTGACAGTCTTCTTATACTAGTT GAGTTGGCGAGTTCGATAAAGAATGTGGTGCCTTGGTTACAAGTGGTTGTATCAAGGGAAAGACCAACAATCACACTCTTCATGATTGGATTGGTTTTGGTTGTCATATACAA GGAGTGGGTTGGATTTGCAATTGCTGTGGTATTGATGTTGGTAGTCGGAACGATGTTATGGGCCAGAAGGAACAGAATCGGAGAAAGGCACAAAGAAATTGTTGTGAGCACATCCTCAGACAAAACAACCATGGAAAGCATTGTTGCAGCTCAGCATAGTCTGAAGAACTTGCATGAGATCGTCAAGACGACGAATATCGCCATACTGAGAATATGGTCGATACTAATTGGAAAGTCTCCAAAG CAAGCAAGTGTGGTGATGTGGGCGATGATTGGAATTGCGGTTCTACTGATGGTAGTCCCATTCAAGTATATACTCATGTGGTTAGTGCTGTGCTTCTTTATAGCTAATTCGAAGATTGCAAAGTACATGTCCAGTGAACAGGGAAACAGGCGGCTGCGGGAATGGTGGGAGTCGATACCGATCATCCCAGTTCGAACCATAAGCAGCCCTCCATAA
- the LOC103980057 gene encoding F-box protein At1g49360-like encodes MDVLGEIVSRLSHKDYVRCTAVCRSWRQCPPPPRPGARSMRLFMLPENGECRIIDPSRNAVIHVDFPELAGVDVLSSKAGWLLLRRTDLSLFFFRPSTRTCINLPPTNRVLYPQNCTAAFSAAPTAPDCVAVILNCLLGGTEVLTWRPGDDRWTVRIFAETFVFTRIYELFACGHLFYCQGYDLRVCVFDARESTLREAEVIIDFTYADCETYLTEFEGELHVVFIGGCCTRVCVHRVDSSLTLKEEVRSLEDRTIYVGRWMADMVRSTEGQVMNKVYFPITLTRSDKYLQHFSMKTEKYYPNRPLNMRKKLRTMWDDRIEHRVWIEADKSMLDLEESMSSSRH; translated from the coding sequence ATGGACGTTCTCGGTGAAATTGTCTCCCGCCTCTCCCACAAGGATTACGTCCGCTGCACCGCCGTCTGCAGGAGTTGGCGGCAGTGTCCGCCGCCGCCACGCCCCGGCGCCCGCTCCATGCGACTCTTCATGTTGCCGGAGAACGGCGAGTGCAGGATCATCGACCCTTCACGCAACGCGGTTATCCACGTAGATTTCCCGGAACTTGCGGGAGTCGATGTCCTCTCCTCCAAAGCTGGTTGGCTTCTGCTGCGGCGGACCGATCTCTCGCTCTTCTTCTTCCGCCCCTCAACGAGGACCTGCATAAACCTTCCCCCGACCAACCGCGTCCTGTACCCTCAGAACTGCACGGCTGCTTTCTCCGCCGCACCGACCGCTCCGGACTGCGTCGCCGTCATCCTCAACTGCTTGCTCGGTGGCACAGAGGTCTTGACATGGCGCCCCGGCGATGATCGATGGACGGTCCGCATCTTCGCCGAGACATTCGTCTTCACCAGAATCTACGAGCTCTTTGCCTGCGGCCATCTCTTCTATTGCCAAGGGTACGACCTCAGGGTCTGCGTCTTCGACGCGAGGGAAAGCACATTGCGAGAAGCTGAAGTGATCATAGATTTCACTTACGCGGATTGTGAGACCTACCTGACGGAGTTTGAGGGGGAGCTGCATGTGGTGTTCATCGGGGGTTGCTGCACTAGGGTTTGTGTTCACAGGGTGGATTCCTCGTTGACTCTGAAGGAGGAGGTCAGGAGCTTGGAGGATCGGACTATTTACGTGGGTCGATGGATGGCGGACATGGTGAGATCGACGGAGGGGCAGGTGATGAACAAGGTCTATTTCCCCATAACCTTGACGAGATCAGACAAATACTTGCAGCACTTCTCCATGAAGACCGAGAAATACTATCCCAATCGTCCATTGAACATGCGGAAGAAACTCCGCACCATGTGGGACGATAGGATCGAACATCGGGTTTGGATCGAAGCCGACAAGAGCATGCTGGACTTGGAAGAGTCGATGAGTTCAAGTCGACACTGA
- the LOC135581374 gene encoding WRKY transcription factor 28-like isoform X1, with the protein MPLLNPQLICFDSACTLHGSFREGEASEEQDPSGTGTVGQSLEMPGDGYAWRKYGQKFILKIRKNRSYFKCREEGCKAKKRVEWPPSDPSNVKVTYDGVHHHPSPQLLSASYREERAGMANRYNLVIQVLGPPGDSS; encoded by the exons ATGCCGCTGCTCAACCCACAGCTTATCT GTTTTGATTCAGCTTGCACCCTGCATGGAAGCTTTAG GGAAGGGGAGGCCAGCGAAGAACAAGATCCATCAGGAACAGGTACAGTGGGTCAGAGCCTTGAGATGCCTGGAGATGGGTATGCATGGAGAAAGTATGGGCAAAAGTTCATTCTAAAGATAAGAAAGAACAG AAGCTACTTCAAGTGCCGCGAAGAGGGATGCAAGGCGAAGAAGAGGGTCGAATGGCCTCCCTCGGACCCCAGCAACGTCAAGGTCACTTACGACGGAGTGCACCACCACCCATCGCCACAGCTGCTTTCAGCTTCGTATCGAGAGGAGCGAGCAGGAATGGCCAATAGATACAATTTGGTAATCCAAGTGCTTGGTCCTCCTGGTGATTCTTCGTGA
- the LOC135581374 gene encoding probable WRKY transcription factor 51 isoform X2 — translation MPLLNPQLICFDSACTLHGSFREGEASEEQDPSGTGTVGQSLEMPGDGYAWRKYGQKFILKIRKNSYFKCREEGCKAKKRVEWPPSDPSNVKVTYDGVHHHPSPQLLSASYREERAGMANRYNLVIQVLGPPGDSS, via the exons ATGCCGCTGCTCAACCCACAGCTTATCT GTTTTGATTCAGCTTGCACCCTGCATGGAAGCTTTAG GGAAGGGGAGGCCAGCGAAGAACAAGATCCATCAGGAACAGGTACAGTGGGTCAGAGCCTTGAGATGCCTGGAGATGGGTATGCATGGAGAAAGTATGGGCAAAAGTTCATTCTAAAGATAAGAAAGAACAG CTACTTCAAGTGCCGCGAAGAGGGATGCAAGGCGAAGAAGAGGGTCGAATGGCCTCCCTCGGACCCCAGCAACGTCAAGGTCACTTACGACGGAGTGCACCACCACCCATCGCCACAGCTGCTTTCAGCTTCGTATCGAGAGGAGCGAGCAGGAATGGCCAATAGATACAATTTGGTAATCCAAGTGCTTGGTCCTCCTGGTGATTCTTCGTGA